The following are from one region of the Aquipuribacter nitratireducens genome:
- a CDS encoding NAD-dependent epimerase/dehydratase family protein, producing the protein MTEDATPRPPVVVVTGANGLVGARVCAALEGRGAHVRALVRRPGTAPSGPHVTEHVGDFADPSLAASVVEGADAAVTTVHPMGSDRRTQERVGVDGTTAFARAARDAGVARLVHVSTAGVYDRSPAAGDVVEDSPLVGDDDGDYAVTKRDTDAALAGVDGLTTVLVRPPAILGPGPTSVWNTLRPQQVRDGDRGANPAKSFAWVHVDDLAALLADLAVGAVRPSGDPEQGPVAGGTTPVLVAGEPATWRDYHGTVCDALGVEPEWTDEPVWTGRIRPDRAARWGWAPRVDRAVALSELRRDVAGLRY; encoded by the coding sequence ATGACCGAGGACGCGACACCCCGCCCTCCCGTCGTGGTCGTCACCGGCGCCAACGGCCTCGTGGGGGCCCGCGTGTGCGCCGCGCTGGAGGGACGCGGCGCACACGTGCGGGCCCTCGTCCGGCGGCCGGGGACGGCACCGTCCGGGCCGCACGTCACCGAGCACGTCGGCGACTTCGCGGACCCGTCCCTCGCCGCGTCGGTCGTCGAGGGCGCCGACGCCGCCGTCACGACGGTGCACCCCATGGGTTCGGACCGGCGGACGCAGGAGCGCGTCGGCGTCGACGGCACGACGGCGTTCGCGCGGGCGGCACGCGACGCGGGCGTCGCGCGGCTCGTCCACGTGTCGACGGCCGGCGTGTACGACCGCTCCCCCGCCGCCGGCGACGTCGTCGAGGACAGTCCCCTCGTCGGGGACGACGACGGCGACTACGCCGTGACGAAGCGCGACACCGACGCGGCGCTCGCCGGGGTCGACGGGCTCACGACGGTCCTCGTGCGGCCGCCCGCCATCCTCGGCCCCGGGCCGACGTCGGTGTGGAACACGCTGCGGCCGCAGCAGGTCCGCGACGGCGACCGGGGCGCGAACCCGGCGAAGTCGTTCGCGTGGGTCCACGTCGACGACCTCGCGGCGCTCCTCGCCGACCTCGCGGTCGGGGCGGTCCGACCTTCCGGTGACCCGGAGCAGGGGCCGGTGGCAGGCGGCACCACACCGGTGCTCGTCGCCGGCGAGCCGGCGACCTGGCGGGACTACCACGGCACGGTGTGCGACGCGCTCGGCGTCGAGCCGGAGTGGACCGACGAGCCGGTCTGGACGGGACGCATCCGCCCCGACCGCGCCGCGCGCTGGGGCTGGGCTCCGCGCGTCGACCGTGCAGTTGCGCTCAGCGAGCTGCGGCGCGACGTGGCCGGCCTCCGGTACTGA
- a CDS encoding amidohydrolase family protein translates to MPERLPPGRPPVVDTHAHLLPREVWHVPGVAGGVRDVDGWAHLGDFPMAVEVTALADVEVLLADMDRQGIDVRVVSPPPYAFQLGAPEAGAGQWCAEVTAALVRACRAAPHRLVPFGTVPVVDEAAAVSGVRSAVAAGARGIALPPLVGDVPVGEGAGRAALLAAAAAAVPVLLHPVQAPGPGLGRHYLRNLLGNPVETAVGVASLLFEELTGTPGLRVLAVHGGGCVPAVVGRWDHGWRVRPETGPALADAPSRLLRAHEVYADLLTHDPATAAATTRAFGAAHVVLGSDYPFDMGCVDPVGAARTAGADLAATSTNALRWLHGSAPAPRPHTPQEALA, encoded by the coding sequence GTGCCTGAGCGGCTGCCCCCGGGCCGGCCGCCCGTCGTCGACACCCACGCCCACCTCCTGCCGAGGGAGGTGTGGCACGTGCCGGGCGTGGCGGGCGGGGTCCGCGACGTCGACGGGTGGGCGCACCTCGGTGACTTCCCCATGGCCGTCGAGGTCACGGCGCTCGCCGACGTCGAGGTGCTGCTCGCGGACATGGACCGGCAGGGCATCGACGTCCGGGTCGTCTCGCCCCCGCCGTACGCCTTCCAGCTCGGAGCGCCCGAGGCGGGGGCCGGGCAGTGGTGCGCAGAGGTCACAGCCGCGCTCGTCCGGGCGTGCCGCGCAGCCCCGCACCGGCTCGTGCCCTTCGGGACCGTGCCCGTCGTCGACGAGGCTGCCGCCGTGTCCGGAGTGCGGTCAGCGGTCGCCGCCGGCGCGCGCGGCATCGCCCTGCCACCGCTCGTCGGTGACGTGCCCGTCGGTGAGGGTGCCGGTCGCGCGGCCCTGCTCGCCGCCGCGGCCGCGGCCGTGCCCGTCCTCCTCCACCCGGTGCAGGCGCCCGGGCCCGGCCTCGGTCGGCACTACCTCCGCAACCTCCTCGGCAACCCGGTGGAGACCGCCGTCGGCGTGGCGTCGCTGCTGTTCGAGGAACTCACCGGCACGCCGGGCCTGCGGGTGCTCGCCGTCCACGGCGGCGGCTGCGTGCCCGCCGTCGTAGGGCGATGGGACCACGGGTGGCGCGTGCGCCCCGAGACCGGGCCGGCCCTCGCCGACGCGCCCTCCCGGCTCCTGCGCGCCCACGAGGTGTACGCGGACCTGCTGACCCACGACCCCGCGACCGCCGCTGCGACGACCCGGGCCTTCGGCGCCGCCCACGTCGTCCTCGGCAGCGACTACCCCTTCGACATGGGCTGCGTCGACCCCGTCGGTGCCGCCCGCACCGCAGGTGCCGACCTCGCCGCGACCTCGACGAACGCCCTGCGCTGGCTCCACGGCAGCGCACCCGCCCCCCGACCCCACACGCCCCAGGAGGCTCTCGCATGA
- a CDS encoding aldehyde dehydrogenase, translating into MTTTASRPDTTSAAALPYHRMLVDGREVDGHGDVLDIVNPATGAVFARAACADADDVDVAVRAARAAFERGLWRDLPIHERARVLNRFADLLADNMEELYRLEAVNNGRPITETKAQITRLPEWYRYNAALLLADRGAVVPMSGEYHSYTSRFPIGVVGILSSFNHPLMIASKSLAPALATGNSVVLKPSEQTPLTALLVGRLALDAGIPAGVLNVVPALGPVGGAALVEHPLVAKAVFTGGTEPGRAVAVATARRFAKSTVELGGKSPVLVFDDMDVDVAARGTAFGGFIGAGQTCIAGTRLLVQRTIHDAFVERLVDQAERIVVGDPREASTQLGPVISERARTRILDYVATGVAEGATVATGGHAVDVPGLPGGFFVAPTVLTGVRNSMRVAQEEIFGPVLVVIPFDDEDEAVAIANDSPFGLGSGIWTRDVARAHRVASRLEHGIVWVNDHHRLDPSSPWGGVKDSGHGREGGWESFHDFTHVRAVTVRTAADDVDWYAGRATGRLN; encoded by the coding sequence ATGACCACGACCGCCAGCCGACCGGACACGACGTCCGCCGCCGCGCTGCCCTACCACCGGATGCTCGTCGACGGCCGCGAGGTCGACGGCCACGGCGACGTCCTCGACATCGTCAACCCCGCCACCGGCGCGGTCTTCGCGCGCGCCGCCTGCGCCGACGCGGACGACGTCGACGTCGCCGTCCGGGCCGCCCGCGCCGCGTTCGAGCGCGGCCTGTGGCGGGACCTCCCGATCCACGAGCGCGCGCGGGTGCTCAACCGCTTCGCCGACCTGCTCGCCGACAACATGGAGGAGCTGTACCGCCTGGAGGCGGTCAACAACGGCCGCCCCATCACCGAGACGAAGGCGCAGATCACGCGCCTGCCCGAGTGGTACCGGTACAACGCCGCGCTGCTGCTCGCCGACCGCGGCGCGGTGGTGCCGATGAGCGGGGAGTACCACTCCTACACGTCGCGTTTCCCGATCGGGGTGGTCGGCATCCTGTCGAGCTTCAACCACCCGCTCATGATCGCCTCGAAGAGCCTCGCGCCCGCTCTCGCGACGGGCAACAGCGTGGTCCTCAAGCCGTCGGAGCAGACGCCGCTGACGGCGCTGCTCGTCGGCAGGCTCGCCCTCGACGCGGGCATCCCCGCCGGCGTGCTCAACGTCGTGCCGGCGCTCGGCCCGGTCGGCGGTGCCGCCCTCGTGGAGCACCCCCTCGTCGCCAAGGCCGTCTTCACCGGCGGCACGGAGCCGGGCCGTGCCGTGGCCGTCGCCACCGCGCGCCGCTTCGCGAAGTCGACGGTCGAGCTCGGCGGCAAGAGCCCGGTGCTCGTCTTCGACGACATGGACGTCGACGTCGCCGCCCGCGGCACCGCCTTCGGCGGGTTCATCGGCGCCGGCCAGACGTGCATCGCCGGGACGCGCCTGCTCGTGCAGCGCACGATCCACGACGCGTTCGTCGAGCGCCTCGTCGACCAGGCGGAGCGCATCGTCGTCGGCGACCCGCGGGAGGCGAGCACCCAGCTGGGCCCCGTGATCTCCGAGCGGGCCCGCACGCGCATCCTCGACTACGTCGCGACCGGTGTCGCCGAGGGCGCCACGGTGGCGACCGGTGGGCACGCGGTCGACGTGCCGGGTCTGCCCGGCGGCTTCTTCGTCGCCCCCACCGTGCTCACGGGCGTGCGGAACTCCATGCGGGTCGCGCAGGAGGAGATCTTCGGGCCGGTCCTCGTCGTCATCCCGTTCGACGACGAGGACGAGGCGGTCGCCATCGCGAACGACTCGCCGTTCGGGCTCGGCTCGGGCATCTGGACCCGCGACGTCGCGCGGGCGCACCGGGTCGCCTCCCGGCTCGAGCACGGCATCGTGTGGGTGAACGACCACCACCGCCTCGACCCCTCGAGCCCGTGGGGCGGGGTCAAGGACTCCGGCCACGGCCGCGAGGGCGGGTGGGAGTCCTTCCACGACTTCACGCACGTCCGGGCGGTCACCGTCCGGACGGCTGCCGACGACGTCGACTGGTACGCGGGACGCGCGACGGGACGGCTGAACTGA
- a CDS encoding CoA-acylating methylmalonate-semialdehyde dehydrogenase, giving the protein MTSSLTDTRPGSTSDGAPGQVRSIGHWLSGAEVRGRSGRTHPVTDPATGEVTGHVDLADPDEVDDVVNAAAAAGAAWGRLSLGRRTKVLFRFRELLESRAEEVAAVITAEHGKVLSDALGEVSRGLEVVEFACGLPHLLKGEANENVSTRVDIRSLRQPLGVVAVITPFNFPAMVPLWFVPVALAAGNAVILKPSERDPSASLLLARMWEEAGLPAGVLSVLNGDVTTVNALLDHPGVAAASFVGSTPVAKAVYERGTAAGKRVQALGGAKNHMVVLPDADLDLAADAAVNAGFGSAGERCMAISAVVAVGGVADALVDKIAERARGLRTGDGRRGCDMGPLVTAQHRDRVRGYVDAGEAAGARLVVDGRDPEVDGARDGFWLGPTLFDHVTPDMTIYTDEIFGPVLSVVRVESFDDALALVNANPYGNGTAIFTNDGGASRRYSEEVEVGMVGVNVPIPIPMAYYSFGGWKASLFGDSHAHGLDGFRFYTRTKVVTTRWLDPSHAGLDLGFPTTS; this is encoded by the coding sequence ATGACCAGCTCCCTCACCGACACCCGTCCCGGCTCGACATCCGACGGTGCCCCCGGGCAGGTCCGCAGCATCGGCCACTGGCTCTCCGGCGCCGAGGTCCGGGGCCGATCCGGTCGGACGCACCCGGTGACGGACCCCGCCACCGGCGAGGTGACGGGGCACGTCGACCTCGCCGACCCCGACGAGGTCGACGACGTCGTGAACGCCGCGGCGGCCGCAGGGGCCGCGTGGGGGCGGCTCTCGCTCGGGCGACGCACCAAGGTCCTGTTCCGCTTCCGCGAGCTGCTCGAGTCGCGCGCGGAGGAGGTGGCCGCCGTCATCACCGCCGAGCACGGCAAGGTGCTGTCCGACGCGCTCGGCGAGGTGAGCCGCGGCCTCGAGGTCGTCGAGTTCGCGTGCGGGCTGCCCCACCTCCTCAAGGGTGAGGCGAACGAGAACGTCTCCACGCGTGTCGACATCCGCTCGCTGCGGCAGCCGCTCGGTGTCGTCGCCGTCATCACCCCGTTCAACTTCCCCGCCATGGTCCCGCTGTGGTTCGTGCCCGTCGCCCTCGCCGCGGGCAACGCCGTGATCCTCAAGCCGAGCGAACGGGACCCGAGCGCGTCCCTGCTCCTGGCCCGGATGTGGGAGGAGGCCGGGCTGCCGGCCGGCGTCCTCAGCGTGCTCAACGGCGACGTCACGACCGTCAACGCGCTGCTCGACCACCCCGGCGTCGCGGCGGCCTCCTTCGTCGGCTCCACGCCGGTCGCCAAGGCCGTCTACGAGCGCGGGACTGCGGCGGGCAAGCGGGTGCAGGCGCTCGGCGGGGCGAAGAACCACATGGTCGTGCTCCCGGACGCCGACCTCGACCTCGCCGCGGACGCCGCGGTCAACGCCGGCTTCGGGTCGGCGGGGGAGCGGTGCATGGCGATCTCCGCCGTCGTCGCGGTCGGCGGCGTCGCGGACGCGCTGGTCGACAAGATCGCCGAGCGCGCGCGGGGGCTGCGCACGGGCGACGGGCGGCGCGGCTGCGACATGGGTCCGCTCGTCACGGCCCAGCACCGCGACCGGGTGCGCGGCTACGTCGACGCCGGCGAGGCGGCGGGGGCGCGGCTCGTCGTCGACGGGCGCGACCCCGAGGTCGACGGCGCACGCGACGGCTTCTGGCTCGGCCCGACGCTCTTCGACCACGTCACACCGGACATGACGATCTACACGGACGAGATCTTCGGCCCGGTCCTGTCCGTGGTGCGGGTGGAGTCCTTCGACGACGCCCTCGCCCTCGTCAACGCCAACCCCTACGGCAACGGCACCGCGATCTTCACCAACGACGGCGGGGCGTCGCGGCGGTACAGCGAGGAGGTCGAGGTCGGCATGGTCGGCGTCAACGTGCCCATCCCGATCCCCATGGCGTACTACTCCTTCGGCGGGTGGAAGGCGTCGCTGTTCGGCGACAGCCACGCCCACGGCCTCGACGGGTTCCGGTTCTACACGCGGACCAAGGTCGTGACGACCCGCTGGCTCGACCCCAGCCACGCCGGGCTCGACCTGGGGTTCCCGACGACCAGCTGA
- a CDS encoding sulfite exporter TauE/SafE family protein, translated as MSVLWLVLVLALAVGLSLGLLGGGGSILAVPLLVYVAGLDAKEAIATSLLVVGTTSLAALVPHARAGRVRWRTGLLFGAAAMAGAYAGGRLAAFVPGPVLLLLFAAMMLATAVAMIRGRRAVSATEHGLRVGVVLLEGAVVGLVTGMVGAGGGFLVVPALVLLGGLPMSAAVGTSLLVIALKSFAGLAGYLASVDVDWPLALAVTGAAVVGSLVGGSLTGRIPADTLRRAFGWFVVVMGGFVLAQELGDVLGLSLVPAVLVSLGVVAVAAVAALAPRRSDRPRRDDVSTGGRPRRAAAR; from the coding sequence CTGAGCGTGCTCTGGCTCGTCCTCGTCCTCGCCCTCGCCGTCGGGCTCAGTCTCGGGCTGCTCGGCGGCGGCGGCAGCATCCTCGCGGTGCCGCTGCTCGTGTACGTCGCGGGTCTCGACGCGAAGGAGGCCATCGCGACCTCCCTGCTCGTCGTCGGCACGACGAGCCTCGCGGCGCTCGTGCCGCACGCCCGCGCCGGGCGCGTCCGGTGGCGCACGGGACTGCTCTTCGGAGCGGCGGCCATGGCGGGCGCGTACGCGGGCGGCCGCCTCGCCGCGTTCGTGCCCGGACCGGTGCTCCTCCTGCTCTTCGCCGCGATGATGCTCGCGACCGCCGTCGCGATGATCCGCGGGCGCCGCGCGGTCAGCGCGACCGAGCACGGGCTGCGGGTCGGCGTCGTCCTCCTCGAGGGCGCCGTCGTCGGGCTGGTCACCGGGATGGTGGGGGCAGGAGGCGGGTTCCTGGTGGTGCCGGCGCTCGTGCTCCTCGGCGGGCTGCCGATGAGCGCGGCGGTCGGCACGTCGCTGCTCGTGATCGCGCTCAAGTCGTTCGCGGGCCTCGCGGGCTACCTCGCGAGCGTCGACGTCGACTGGCCGCTCGCCCTCGCCGTCACCGGCGCGGCCGTCGTCGGCTCGCTCGTCGGCGGGTCGCTCACCGGGCGGATCCCGGCCGACACCCTGCGCCGGGCGTTCGGCTGGTTCGTCGTCGTCATGGGCGGGTTCGTGCTCGCCCAGGAGCTCGGGGACGTGCTGGGCTTGTCCCTGGTTCCCGCCGTCCTGGTGTCGCTCGGCGTCGTCGCCGTCGCGGCGGTCGCCGCGCTGGCCCCGCGTCGATCGGACCGTCCCCGCCGGGACGACGTCAGTACCGGAGGCCGGCCACGTCGCGCCGCAGCTCGCTGA
- a CDS encoding rhodanese-like domain-containing protein, which translates to MTATAEPRRLDVTALREGVNAGTVRVLDVRTPAEFETAHVPGSYNVPLDTLREHREELRNHLDEDVVLVCRSGVRATQAEQALAGVGLPNLRVLDGGIVAWEKAGGELRRGRQRWELERQVRLVAGSIVLTSVVASAVVPGAQVVAGAIGAGLAFAALSNSCLMGRALMALPYNRDTSYDLEREIARLAGDGPGRAARRAG; encoded by the coding sequence ATGACCGCCACCGCCGAGCCCCGCCGCCTCGACGTCACCGCCCTCCGGGAGGGCGTGAACGCCGGGACGGTCCGGGTCCTCGACGTCCGCACCCCTGCGGAGTTCGAGACGGCCCACGTGCCCGGGTCGTACAACGTCCCGCTCGACACGCTGCGCGAGCACCGCGAGGAGCTGCGCAACCACCTCGACGAGGACGTCGTCCTCGTCTGCCGCTCCGGCGTCCGGGCGACGCAGGCCGAGCAGGCGCTCGCCGGCGTCGGCCTGCCGAACCTCCGCGTCCTCGACGGCGGGATCGTCGCCTGGGAGAAGGCGGGCGGCGAGCTGCGGCGCGGCCGCCAGAGGTGGGAGCTCGAACGGCAGGTCCGCCTCGTCGCGGGCTCGATCGTCCTCACGTCGGTCGTCGCGTCCGCGGTCGTGCCGGGCGCCCAGGTCGTCGCCGGTGCCATCGGTGCCGGCCTCGCCTTCGCCGCGCTGTCGAACAGCTGCCTCATGGGCCGCGCCCTCATGGCCCTGCCGTACAACCGCGACACCTCGTACGACCTCGAACGGGAGATCGCGCGGCTCGCCGGCGACGGTCCGGGCCGCGCCGCACGGCGGGCGGGCTGA
- a CDS encoding enoyl-CoA hydratase/isomerase family protein, whose amino-acid sequence MTVTEARDLGLSGDGLEVALDGAVLTVVLDLPDGLLPLAAADRLARLLREPPEGAHVLVLRSAGSAFCLGRERTAATAHELPGEVDSLVAVNDALSRSRLVSVAVVAGDAAGFGVGLAALCDVAVASDEVRLWFPEVGIGLAPTLVLAWLARVVGRRQAFWLTATGEALDARRGVELDLLNEAVPAERLEDVVAARVAALLARPPRVHAEIRDMLRVAASLTEQQAHELARDRLVVGSLRRGA is encoded by the coding sequence ATGACCGTGACCGAGGCCCGCGACCTCGGCCTGTCCGGCGACGGGCTCGAGGTCGCACTCGACGGGGCAGTGCTCACCGTCGTGCTCGACCTGCCCGACGGGCTGCTGCCGCTCGCGGCCGCCGACCGCCTCGCCAGGCTCCTGCGGGAGCCCCCCGAGGGGGCGCACGTGCTCGTGCTGCGCTCGGCCGGCTCGGCGTTCTGCCTCGGCCGCGAGCGGACCGCGGCCACCGCGCACGAGCTCCCCGGCGAGGTCGACAGCCTCGTCGCCGTCAACGACGCCCTCAGCCGCAGCCGGCTCGTGAGCGTCGCCGTCGTCGCCGGGGACGCCGCCGGCTTCGGTGTGGGGCTTGCGGCGCTGTGCGACGTCGCCGTCGCGTCCGACGAGGTCCGGCTGTGGTTCCCCGAGGTCGGGATCGGCCTCGCGCCGACGCTGGTGCTCGCGTGGCTCGCGCGGGTCGTGGGGCGGCGTCAGGCGTTCTGGCTGACAGCCACCGGCGAGGCGCTCGACGCCCGGCGCGGGGTCGAGCTCGACCTGCTCAACGAGGCCGTGCCGGCGGAGCGGCTCGAGGACGTCGTGGCGGCACGTGTCGCCGCACTTCTGGCACGGCCGCCGCGGGTGCACGCGGAGATCCGGGACATGTTGCGGGTGGCGGCCTCCCTCACCGAGCAGCAGGCGCACGAGCTCGCGCGGGACCGCCTCGTCGTCGGCTCCCTCCGCCGCGGTGCCTGA
- a CDS encoding rhodanese-like domain-containing protein — protein MTPQTDIPDLARARRDGAVVVDVREPSEYVAGHVPGALNVPLSTVASRAGGLPDGRLYVVCASGGRSKAATDVLRRAGRDAVSVAGGTQGWVAAGNPVTAGSQP, from the coding sequence ATGACACCCCAGACCGACATCCCCGACCTCGCCCGCGCCCGTCGCGACGGCGCCGTCGTCGTCGACGTCCGCGAGCCGTCGGAGTACGTCGCCGGCCACGTGCCCGGCGCGCTCAACGTCCCGCTGTCCACCGTCGCGAGCCGCGCCGGCGGGCTGCCCGACGGCCGCCTCTACGTCGTGTGCGCGAGCGGCGGCCGGAGCAAGGCCGCCACGGACGTGCTGCGACGGGCCGGGCGTGACGCCGTGTCCGTCGCCGGCGGCACCCAGGGCTGGGTCGCCGCCGGCAACCCCGTCACCGCAGGGAGCCAGCCGTGA
- a CDS encoding ABC transporter ATP-binding protein, translating to MATVTVDHLTKTFVSAGGEQTVLDDVSFEIADRSFVSLVGPSGCGKTTLLNIISGVEHATRGSVRHVAGDHEAKLAYVFQEPRLLPWRTIHDNLMYVQPRGDADAHDRVMEALELVGLADSARKWPSQLSGGQQQRIGIARAFSVQPDVLLMDEPFSHLDAITARGLREHLQELWGRTRKTVVFVTHDVGEAVELSDRIIMLAGGHVVEDLQIDLARPRRASDPDVAVLESTVLRRFEELEAARRQPATV from the coding sequence ATGGCCACCGTCACCGTCGACCACCTCACCAAGACCTTCGTCTCCGCCGGCGGGGAGCAGACCGTCCTCGACGACGTCAGCTTCGAGATCGCCGACCGCTCGTTCGTGTCCCTCGTGGGGCCGTCCGGCTGCGGCAAGACGACCCTGCTCAACATCATCAGTGGCGTCGAGCACGCCACCCGTGGCTCCGTGCGCCACGTCGCCGGTGACCACGAGGCGAAGCTCGCCTACGTGTTCCAGGAGCCGCGCCTGCTGCCGTGGCGGACCATCCACGACAACCTCATGTACGTGCAGCCGCGCGGCGACGCCGACGCGCACGACCGCGTGATGGAGGCCCTCGAGCTCGTCGGGCTCGCGGACTCCGCCCGCAAGTGGCCCTCCCAGCTGTCCGGCGGGCAGCAGCAGCGGATCGGCATCGCCCGCGCCTTCAGCGTGCAACCCGACGTGCTGCTCATGGACGAGCCCTTCAGCCACCTCGACGCCATCACCGCCCGTGGCCTGCGCGAGCACCTGCAGGAGCTGTGGGGCCGCACGCGCAAGACCGTCGTCTTCGTCACCCACGACGTCGGCGAGGCCGTCGAGCTGTCCGACCGGATCATCATGCTCGCCGGCGGCCACGTCGTGGAGGACCTGCAGATCGACCTCGCCCGCCCCCGTCGCGCCTCCGACCCCGACGTCGCCGTGCTCGAGTCCACCGTCCTGCGCCGGTTCGAGGAGCTCGAGGCCGCCCGCCGCCAGCCCGCGACCGTCTGA
- a CDS encoding MBL fold metallo-hydrolase, with protein sequence MIDVVTIETPSLGDRSYVVTDGTVAVAVDPQRDHDRVLDVLQARGLRLTHVLETHIHNDYVTGGYALAQATGAQYCVNGEDEVSYERTPVRDGDEWTTGALRVRALATPGHTFTHLSYAVDAPGDDDGPVVFTGGSLLHGSTGRPDLLGPDHTQALARHQHASARRLVDELPDATEIYPTHGFGSFCAATPTSGDASTIGSQRDSNPALQQDVEEWVEQTLASLTAYPAYYVHMAPANSAGPGAPDLSPAAPADPAELRRRIDAGEWVVDLRRRTEFAAGHLRGAFNFGNDGSFITYLGWLVPWGTALTLLADSPQDLEAAQRDLVRIGIERPAAAASGRVEDWAGDELLATYPRRTFADLAGLRSAGDDPHVLDVRRDDERRAGHVADSQHVPLHELLERVDEVPRGQAVWVHCAAGYRSSIAAAVLDRAGVDVVLVDDSFDNAGTAGLTIERTA encoded by the coding sequence GTGATCGACGTCGTCACCATCGAGACCCCGAGCCTCGGCGACCGCAGCTACGTCGTCACCGACGGCACCGTCGCGGTCGCCGTCGACCCGCAGCGCGACCACGACCGCGTCCTCGACGTGCTGCAGGCGCGCGGGCTCCGCCTCACGCACGTCCTCGAGACGCACATCCACAACGACTACGTGACCGGCGGGTACGCCCTCGCGCAGGCGACGGGGGCGCAGTACTGCGTCAACGGCGAGGACGAGGTGTCGTACGAGCGCACGCCCGTGCGCGACGGGGACGAGTGGACGACGGGCGCGCTCCGCGTCCGCGCGCTCGCCACGCCCGGGCACACCTTCACGCACCTGTCCTACGCCGTGGACGCGCCGGGTGACGACGACGGACCTGTCGTCTTCACCGGGGGCTCGCTCCTCCACGGCTCGACGGGCCGGCCCGACCTGCTCGGACCGGACCACACGCAGGCCCTCGCCCGTCACCAGCACGCCTCCGCCCGTCGTCTCGTCGACGAGCTGCCCGACGCCACCGAGATCTACCCGACGCACGGCTTCGGCAGCTTCTGCGCCGCCACCCCCACCTCGGGCGACGCCTCGACGATCGGCAGCCAGCGCGACAGCAACCCCGCGCTGCAGCAGGACGTCGAGGAGTGGGTGGAGCAGACGCTCGCCTCGCTCACCGCCTACCCCGCCTACTACGTCCACATGGCGCCGGCCAACAGCGCCGGCCCCGGGGCCCCCGACCTGTCGCCGGCGGCCCCGGCCGACCCGGCGGAGCTGCGCCGTCGCATCGACGCGGGGGAGTGGGTCGTCGACCTGCGCCGCCGCACCGAGTTCGCGGCGGGCCACCTCCGCGGCGCCTTCAACTTCGGCAACGACGGCTCGTTCATCACGTACCTCGGGTGGCTCGTGCCGTGGGGCACCGCCCTCACGCTGCTCGCCGACAGCCCCCAGGACCTCGAGGCCGCGCAGCGCGACCTCGTCCGGATCGGTATCGAACGGCCCGCCGCGGCCGCCTCGGGTCGGGTCGAGGACTGGGCGGGCGACGAGCTGCTCGCCACCTACCCGAGGAGGACCTTCGCCGACCTGGCCGGGCTGCGGTCCGCCGGCGACGACCCGCACGTGCTCGACGTCCGCCGCGACGACGAGCGCCGCGCGGGCCACGTCGCGGACTCGCAGCACGTGCCGCTCCACGAGCTCCTCGAGCGGGTCGACGAGGTGCCCCGAGGCCAGGCGGTCTGGGTGCACTGCGCCGCCGGCTACCGCTCCTCCATCGCCGCCGCCGTGCTCGACCGTGCCGGCGTCGACGTCGTCCTCGTCGACGACTCCTTCGACAACGCCGGGACCGCCGGCCTCACCATCGAGAGGACCGCATGA
- a CDS encoding GntR family transcriptional regulator, protein MGALGPGAGPLWRRLQDDVRRRITAGEFSDGFPGELALAAEYDVSRHTVREALRELRGEGLVSAARGRSPRVAEDGVLHQPLGALYSLFRSVESSGRRQTSVVRALEVVTDPEVAARLGRSPRLELLHLARVRLADGDPLAVDDAWVPAARTRALLEVDFTHTALYDELRTRCGITISGGSEQISAGLADAATREALDLPDPSAVVEVERVGLVDGRPFEVRRTLVRGDRFVLGAEFSARDGYQLAR, encoded by the coding sequence GTGGGAGCGCTGGGGCCAGGAGCGGGACCGCTGTGGCGACGACTGCAGGACGACGTGCGCCGTCGCATCACCGCCGGGGAGTTCAGCGACGGCTTCCCCGGCGAGCTCGCGCTCGCCGCCGAGTACGACGTGAGCCGTCACACGGTGCGCGAGGCGCTGCGCGAGCTGCGCGGCGAGGGGCTCGTGAGCGCGGCGCGCGGGCGCTCGCCGCGCGTGGCCGAGGACGGGGTCCTCCACCAGCCGCTCGGCGCGCTCTACAGCCTCTTCCGCTCGGTCGAGAGCAGCGGGCGGCGACAGACGAGCGTCGTGCGGGCGCTCGAGGTCGTCACCGACCCCGAGGTCGCGGCACGGCTCGGTCGCAGTCCGCGCCTGGAGCTGCTCCACCTCGCCCGCGTCCGCCTCGCCGACGGGGACCCGCTCGCCGTCGACGACGCCTGGGTCCCCGCCGCCCGCACCCGCGCGCTGCTCGAGGTGGACTTCACGCACACGGCGCTCTACGACGAGCTGCGCACGCGGTGCGGCATCACGATCTCCGGCGGGTCCGAGCAGATCAGCGCCGGTCTCGCCGACGCCGCGACACGCGAGGCGCTCGACCTGCCCGACCCCTCGGCCGTCGTCGAGGTCGAGCGGGTCGGGCTCGTCGACGGCCGCCCCTTCGAGGTGCGCCGCACCCTCGTGCGCGGGGACCGGTTCGTCCTCGGGGCCGAGTTCTCCGCCCGGGACGGCTACCAGCTCGCCCGCTGA